A single region of the Silene latifolia isolate original U9 population chromosome 8, ASM4854445v1, whole genome shotgun sequence genome encodes:
- the LOC141596634 gene encoding ethylene-responsive transcription factor CRF4-like, with product MKSLAMEMVEYTERKRVIQKIVRNPTRLPKIVRISVVDDDATDSDDDNDCRCRRVVRQVDEISFKVEPVSRTRPPPKLERSNKSKTISITDNNSNDLKRKQPAVTGAVKYRGVRQRPWGRYAAEIRDPTKRTRLWLGTYNTPEEAARVYDNAAIKLRGPSALTNFAQPEPQPQPQPQQQQQQQQKSEPEEEESYSLCSPTSVLRFQPQYVKKEPEEERQQQQQQRNPDPEEQVVPGEEGEMELDPWALNDFFGYDNLPKPIFGDDYLLPGMVSFDGVENLSDTLDFNLDGDDWFVGPSVTSPTLLEADDFLVTDDDVLSLL from the coding sequence atgaaatcttTAGCAATGGAGATGGTGGAGTATACGGAGCGTAAGAGGGTTATTCAAAAAATTGTCCGAAATCCGACTCGATTACCAAAAATTGTTCGAATTTCTGTTGTGGATGATGACGCTACTGATTCCGACGATGACAATGACTGTCGTTGTCGTCGTGTTGTGAGACAGGTTGATGAGATCAGTTTTAAAGTGGAGCCTGTGTCACGGACACGGCCTCCACCGAAACTAGAGAGGAGTAATAAAAGTAAGACAATTTCTATTACTGATAATAATAGTAATGATTTGAAAAGAAAACAACCGGCGGTGACAGGTGCGGTAAAATACCGTGGTGTCCGACAACGGCCGTGGGGACGATACGCAGCGGAAATACGTGACCCGACAAAGCGTACAAGGTTATGGCTTGGTACGTACAATACACCGGAGGAAGCCGCGAGGGTTTACGACAACGCTGCCATAAAACTCCGTGGTCCCTCCGCTTTAACCAATTTTGCCCAACCAGAACCGCAAccgcaaccacaaccacaacaacaacaacaacaacaacaaaaaagcgaaccagaagaagaagaaagttatTCGCTTTGCTCCCCAACTTCCGTACTACGGTTTCAACCGCAGTACGTAAAAAAGGAACCAGAAGAagaacgacaacaacaacaacaacaacgaaacCCGGACCCGGAAGAGCAAGTGGTACCGGGTGAAGAAGGGGAAATGGAATTAGATCCATGGGCATTGAATGATTTCTTTGGTTATGATAATTTACCTAAACCAATATTCGGGGATGATTATTTACTACCGGGTATGGTAAGTTTTGATGGGGTTGAGAATTTATCCGACACCCTTGATTTCAATTTGGACGGTGACGATTGGTTTGTTGGACCGTCCGTTACTAGTCCGACACTCTTGGAAGCCGATGATTTTCTCGTTACAGACGATGATGTACTGTCATTGctataa